One window of Bactrocera tryoni isolate S06 chromosome 2, CSIRO_BtryS06_freeze2, whole genome shotgun sequence genomic DNA carries:
- the LOC120769607 gene encoding DNA-directed RNA polymerase II subunit RPB11, producing the protein MNAPPTFESFLLYEGEKKIIKELDTKVTNAAIFTVNKEDHTLGNMIRNQLLKDPNVLFAGYKVPHPLEHKFVIRIQTTSDYSPHEAFMNAITDLLAELSLFEERFKEAIKEKREGGD; encoded by the exons ATGAATGCTCCACCAACGTTCGAATCTTTTTTACTGTATGAAGGTGAAAAGAA AATCATCAAAGAGTTGGATACAAAGGTTACAAACGCTGCGATATTCACAGTCAACAAGGAGGATCATACACTTGGCAATATGATTAGAAA tcaACTTTTAAAGGATCCAAATGTTCTTTTTGCTGGGTACAAAGTGCCGCATCCATTGGAGCACAAATTTGTTATAAGAATACAAACTACTTCCGATTACTCACCGCATGAAGCATTCATGAATGCGATAACAGATTTATTAGCAGAACTATCATTGTTTGAGGAGCGATTTAAA GAAGCTATTAAGGAAAAAAGGGAAGGTGGCGATTAA